The following coding sequences are from one Phyllostomus discolor isolate MPI-MPIP mPhyDis1 chromosome 11, mPhyDis1.pri.v3, whole genome shotgun sequence window:
- the ATP4B gene encoding potassium-transporting ATPase subunit beta isoform X1, which translates to MAALQEKKSCSQRMEEFQRYCWNPDTGQLLGRTLSRWVWISLYYVAFYVVMTGLFALCIYSLMCTLDPYTPDYQDQLKSPGVTLRPDVYGEKGLDISYNVSDNRTWTDLVHTLHDFLAGYSPEAQQDNINCTSEKVFIQESFSAPNHTKFSCKFTTDMLHNCSGLMDPSFGFEEGKPCFIIKMNRIVRFLPSNKTAPRVDCTFLDQDQGRDRRRTDLPPLQVEYYPPNGTFSLHYFPYYGKKAQPHYSNPLVAAKLLNVPKDTEVDIMCKILAEHVTFDNPHDPFEGKVEFKLKIQK; encoded by the exons ATGGCCGCGCTGCAGGAGAAGAAGTCATGCAGCCAGCGGATGGAGGAGTTCCAGCGCTACTGCTGGAACCCGGACACGGGGCAGTTGTTGGGCCGGACCCTGTCCCGGTGGG TGTGGATCAGCCTGTACTACGTGGCCTTCTACGTGGTGATGACCGGACTCTTCGCCCTGTGCATCTACTCCCTGATGTGCACGCTCGACCCGTACACGCCTGACTACCAGGACCAGCTGAAGTCGCCAG GAGTGACCTTGAGGCCAGATGTCTATGGGGAGAAAGGTCTGGACATTTCCTACAATGTCTCCGATAACAGGACCTGGACGGACCTCGTGCACACCCTCCACGACTTCCTGGCAG GCTACTCGCCAGAGGCCCAGCAGGACAACATAAACTGCACCTCGGAGAAGGTCTTCATCCAGGAGAGCTTCAGCGCCCCTAACCACACCAAGTTCTCCTGCAAGTTCACCACAGACATGCTGCACAACTGCTCGGGCCTGATGGATCCCAGCTTCGGCTTTGAGGAAGGAAAGCcgtgttttattattaaaatgaacagG ATCGTCAGGTTTCTCCCCAGCAACAAAACGGCCCCCAGGGTGGACTGCACCTTCCTG gaCCAGGACCAGGGCCGGGACCGGCGCCGCACGGACCTCCCGCCTCTGCAGGTGGAGTACTACCCACCCAACGGCACCTTCAGTCTGCACTACTTCCCTTACTACGGGAAGAAGGCGCAG CCCCACTACAGCAACCCTTTGGTGGCCGCAAAGCTTCTCAACGTCCCCAAGGACACGGAAGTGGACATCATGTGCAAGATCCTGGCCGAACATGTGACCTTTGACAACCCCCATGATCCCTTTGAAGGGAAAGTGGAATTCAAGCTTAAAATTCAGAAGTAA
- the ATP4B gene encoding potassium-transporting ATPase subunit beta isoform X2: MWISLYYVAFYVVMTGLFALCIYSLMCTLDPYTPDYQDQLKSPGVTLRPDVYGEKGLDISYNVSDNRTWTDLVHTLHDFLAGYSPEAQQDNINCTSEKVFIQESFSAPNHTKFSCKFTTDMLHNCSGLMDPSFGFEEGKPCFIIKMNRIVRFLPSNKTAPRVDCTFLDQDQGRDRRRTDLPPLQVEYYPPNGTFSLHYFPYYGKKAQPHYSNPLVAAKLLNVPKDTEVDIMCKILAEHVTFDNPHDPFEGKVEFKLKIQK; encoded by the exons A TGTGGATCAGCCTGTACTACGTGGCCTTCTACGTGGTGATGACCGGACTCTTCGCCCTGTGCATCTACTCCCTGATGTGCACGCTCGACCCGTACACGCCTGACTACCAGGACCAGCTGAAGTCGCCAG GAGTGACCTTGAGGCCAGATGTCTATGGGGAGAAAGGTCTGGACATTTCCTACAATGTCTCCGATAACAGGACCTGGACGGACCTCGTGCACACCCTCCACGACTTCCTGGCAG GCTACTCGCCAGAGGCCCAGCAGGACAACATAAACTGCACCTCGGAGAAGGTCTTCATCCAGGAGAGCTTCAGCGCCCCTAACCACACCAAGTTCTCCTGCAAGTTCACCACAGACATGCTGCACAACTGCTCGGGCCTGATGGATCCCAGCTTCGGCTTTGAGGAAGGAAAGCcgtgttttattattaaaatgaacagG ATCGTCAGGTTTCTCCCCAGCAACAAAACGGCCCCCAGGGTGGACTGCACCTTCCTG gaCCAGGACCAGGGCCGGGACCGGCGCCGCACGGACCTCCCGCCTCTGCAGGTGGAGTACTACCCACCCAACGGCACCTTCAGTCTGCACTACTTCCCTTACTACGGGAAGAAGGCGCAG CCCCACTACAGCAACCCTTTGGTGGCCGCAAAGCTTCTCAACGTCCCCAAGGACACGGAAGTGGACATCATGTGCAAGATCCTGGCCGAACATGTGACCTTTGACAACCCCCATGATCCCTTTGAAGGGAAAGTGGAATTCAAGCTTAAAATTCAGAAGTAA